One Cupriavidus necator N-1 DNA window includes the following coding sequences:
- a CDS encoding LysR family transcriptional regulator, translating into MVRRNLNDLVAFVTVAREGSFTRAAALLGVTQSALSQAISGLETRLGIRLLTRTTRSVSPTSAGERLLTAIGSRFDEIEAELDMLTEMRDKPAGTVRITCGEHVLRTTLLPKLAPLLQDYPDIKVEFDINYGFRDIVADRFDAGVRLGDTIDKDMIAVPIGPPLRMAAAASPTYFAGHPGPKSPRDLVNHNCINQRMQSSGGLYVWDFERRGEKLNVRVAGQLIFNTSLSMVDAALAGLGIAFLPEEEFAPHIEQNRLIRVLEEWCAPFPGYYLYYPSRRQPSPAFSLVVNALRVTSLPRPKRR; encoded by the coding sequence ATGGTCAGACGTAATCTCAACGATCTCGTGGCGTTTGTGACGGTCGCACGTGAAGGCAGCTTCACGCGGGCCGCCGCACTGCTTGGCGTGACGCAGTCGGCGCTCAGCCAGGCCATCAGTGGCCTGGAGACCCGCCTTGGGATAAGGCTGCTCACCCGCACCACGCGCAGCGTGTCGCCCACCTCAGCAGGTGAACGCTTGTTGACAGCCATCGGTTCCCGCTTCGACGAGATTGAAGCGGAGCTGGATATGCTGACGGAGATGCGCGACAAGCCAGCCGGCACGGTACGCATCACCTGTGGCGAACATGTTCTTCGGACAACGCTGCTCCCCAAGCTCGCCCCGCTGTTGCAGGACTATCCCGATATCAAGGTCGAATTCGACATCAACTACGGGTTCAGGGATATCGTGGCCGACCGCTTCGACGCGGGCGTGCGTCTGGGCGACACCATCGACAAGGACATGATTGCAGTCCCCATCGGGCCACCGTTGCGCATGGCGGCCGCGGCCTCGCCGACGTACTTCGCGGGCCACCCGGGGCCCAAGAGCCCGCGTGACCTGGTCAACCATAACTGCATCAACCAGCGCATGCAGAGCTCGGGCGGGCTTTACGTCTGGGACTTCGAGCGGCGCGGCGAAAAGCTGAACGTGCGTGTTGCCGGACAACTGATCTTCAACACGTCGCTCAGCATGGTCGATGCGGCGTTGGCGGGGCTGGGCATCGCGTTTCTTCCCGAAGAAGAGTTCGCCCCGCACATTGAGCAAAACCGCCTGATCCGCGTGCTGGAGGAATGGTGTGCGCCGTTCCCCGGGTACTACCTGTATTACCCGAGCCGCCGGCAGCCATCACCGGCGTTCTCGCTGGTTGTCAACGCGTTACGGGTCACGAGTTTGCCACGGCCAAAACGGCGATAG
- a CDS encoding MFS transporter: MTTQTAEVPEGTVLPHSEAKAPTANWSGVLAMSLCVFALVASEFMPVSLLTPMAADLHVSEGMAGQGIAISGAFAVLISLSISTLAGTMNRKTLLLVLTGVMALSGVVVALASNYQTYMAGRALIGVVIGGFWSMSAATAMRLVPAAQVPRALAIFNGGNALATVVAAPLGSYLGSVMGWRGAFFCLVPVAALALVWQWVSLPAMKAHDRSPGSGNVFRLFKSRTVALGMAACGAFFMGQFMLFTYVRPFLETVTHVGVSTLSLILLVIGVGGFIGTTLIGTLLRRGLYGTLFAIPVLMAVIAAMLIPFGTWIAGAAALLGLWGLMATAAPVGWWTWIAQAMPRNAEAGGGLMVAVIQLAIALGSTGGGVLFDHSGYQSTFVASAAVLLVAAVLTFLTSRSQAPQAA; the protein is encoded by the coding sequence ATGACAACCCAGACCGCTGAAGTCCCCGAGGGGACTGTTTTACCCCATAGCGAGGCGAAGGCGCCAACCGCCAATTGGAGCGGCGTTCTTGCCATGTCACTGTGCGTTTTCGCGCTGGTGGCCTCCGAATTCATGCCCGTTAGCCTGCTGACGCCGATGGCAGCCGATCTCCATGTGTCCGAAGGGATGGCTGGGCAAGGCATCGCGATCTCCGGCGCGTTCGCTGTATTGATCAGCCTGTCGATCTCCACGCTTGCCGGCACCATGAACCGCAAGACGCTGTTGCTGGTGCTAACCGGGGTAATGGCCTTGTCTGGCGTCGTGGTCGCGCTGGCATCGAACTACCAGACCTACATGGCTGGCCGTGCGCTCATCGGCGTGGTGATCGGTGGGTTCTGGTCCATGTCCGCGGCGACCGCCATGCGGCTGGTTCCCGCCGCCCAGGTGCCGCGCGCCCTCGCGATCTTCAACGGCGGCAACGCGCTCGCCACGGTGGTGGCGGCGCCGCTGGGCAGCTATTTGGGCTCGGTCATGGGCTGGCGCGGCGCCTTTTTCTGCTTAGTGCCCGTGGCAGCGCTCGCCCTGGTATGGCAATGGGTCAGCCTGCCCGCCATGAAGGCGCATGATCGTTCGCCGGGCTCCGGCAATGTGTTCAGGCTGTTCAAGAGCCGCACCGTCGCGCTCGGCATGGCCGCATGCGGCGCCTTCTTCATGGGGCAGTTCATGCTCTTCACGTACGTGAGGCCATTCCTCGAAACGGTGACGCACGTCGGCGTGTCGACGCTCTCGCTGATCCTGCTTGTCATTGGCGTGGGGGGATTCATCGGCACCACGCTGATCGGCACGTTACTGCGGCGAGGCCTGTATGGAACCCTGTTCGCCATTCCGGTTCTGATGGCCGTGATCGCGGCCATGCTGATTCCCTTTGGGACCTGGATCGCCGGTGCTGCTGCACTGTTGGGGCTGTGGGGGCTGATGGCCACGGCGGCCCCTGTAGGCTGGTGGACCTGGATCGCCCAGGCCATGCCCAGGAACGCCGAGGCGGGCGGCGGTTTGATGGTCGCGGTTATACAGCTGGCCATTGCGCTGGGCTCCACCGGTGGCGGCGTGCTGTTCGACCACAGCGGCTACCAAAGCACCTTCGTGGCGAGCGCGGCAGTGCTCCTGGTGGCGGCGGTCCTGACCTTTCTGACATCGCGCTCGCAAGCGCCACAGGCCGCCTGA
- a CDS encoding (2Fe-2S)-binding protein, protein MPQLQVNGQAKDINAPDDMPLLWVLRDELGMTGTKFGCGMALCGACTVHLDNTPVRACVTPVSAAYGHAISTIEAMEADRVGRLVQRAWVEHNVAQCGYCQAGQIMAAVTLLKATPAPTEEQIDEAMSGNICRCGTYPRIRAAIKQAASQLSRGAR, encoded by the coding sequence ATGCCCCAACTTCAAGTCAACGGCCAGGCCAAAGATATCAACGCGCCAGACGACATGCCGTTGCTATGGGTGCTGCGCGATGAGCTCGGCATGACCGGCACCAAGTTCGGTTGCGGCATGGCGCTTTGCGGCGCCTGTACGGTGCACTTGGATAACACGCCGGTCCGCGCTTGCGTCACCCCTGTTTCCGCCGCTTACGGGCATGCGATCTCCACCATTGAAGCCATGGAGGCCGACCGCGTGGGCCGGCTGGTGCAGCGGGCATGGGTGGAGCACAACGTCGCCCAGTGTGGCTATTGCCAGGCGGGACAGATCATGGCCGCTGTGACCCTGCTCAAGGCCACGCCCGCGCCCACCGAAGAGCAGATCGACGAGGCCATGAGCGGCAATATCTGCCGCTGCGGCACGTATCCGCGCATTCGCGCGGCCATCAAGCAGGCGGCCAGCCAGCTGTCGCGGGGGGCTCGGTAA
- a CDS encoding NAD(P)-dependent alcohol dehydrogenase: MTIKAYGAHASDQLLESIDIARRAPGAHDVQIDIAYCGVCHSDIHQVRSEWAGTLYPCVPGHEIVGRVSALGADVSGFQVGDLVGIGCLVDSCKHCEDCDAGLENYCDHMVGTYNGPTPDAPGHTLGGYSQQIVVDERYVLRIRHPDAQLAAVAPLLCAGITTWSPLRHWNVGTGQKVGVVGIGGLGHMGIKLAHAMGAHVVAFTTSESKREAARALGADEVVVSRNADEMASHAKSLDFILNTVAAPHDLDAFFALLKRDGTMALVGAPATPHPSPQVFSLIMKRRSLAGSMIGGIPETQEMLDFCAEHGIVADIEMIRAEAINDAYERMLKGDVKYRFVIDCASLAA; this comes from the coding sequence ATGACCATCAAAGCCTATGGCGCACACGCAAGCGACCAGCTTCTCGAATCCATTGACATCGCCCGCCGTGCACCCGGCGCGCACGATGTGCAGATAGACATTGCATACTGTGGCGTATGCCATTCGGACATCCACCAGGTGCGCTCCGAGTGGGCGGGCACGCTGTATCCCTGCGTGCCGGGACACGAGATCGTGGGCCGCGTGTCCGCGCTCGGCGCGGATGTATCGGGGTTCCAGGTCGGCGACCTGGTCGGCATCGGCTGCCTCGTCGATAGCTGCAAGCATTGCGAAGACTGCGACGCCGGGCTCGAGAACTACTGCGATCACATGGTCGGCACCTACAATGGCCCGACGCCGGACGCGCCCGGCCATACGCTGGGCGGCTACTCCCAGCAGATCGTCGTGGACGAGCGCTATGTGCTCCGTATCCGCCACCCCGACGCGCAGCTGGCCGCCGTGGCGCCGCTGCTGTGTGCGGGCATCACGACCTGGTCGCCACTGCGCCATTGGAATGTGGGGACGGGACAGAAGGTCGGCGTGGTTGGCATCGGTGGCCTGGGACACATGGGCATCAAGCTGGCGCACGCCATGGGCGCGCACGTGGTGGCGTTCACCACGTCCGAGTCCAAGCGTGAGGCTGCCAGGGCGCTGGGTGCGGATGAAGTCGTGGTGTCGCGCAATGCGGACGAGATGGCGTCTCATGCCAAGAGCCTTGACTTCATCCTTAACACAGTGGCCGCGCCGCACGACCTGGACGCCTTCTTCGCGCTGCTCAAGCGCGATGGCACGATGGCCCTGGTGGGTGCTCCCGCCACGCCGCATCCGTCGCCGCAGGTCTTCAGCCTCATCATGAAGCGCCGCAGCCTGGCCGGCTCGATGATCGGCGGCATTCCCGAGACGCAGGAGATGCTGGATTTCTGCGCCGAGCACGGCATCGTTGCGGACATCGAGATGATTCGCGCCGAGGCAATCAACGACGCCTACGAACGCATGCTCAAGGGCGATGTGAAGTACCGGTTCGTAATCGACTGCGCTTCGTTGGCAGCTTGA
- a CDS encoding MFS transporter — MKLPTALMPLEGPVFRSLWFAWLAANMTMWMNDVASAWLMTTLTDSAVMVALVQSASTLPVFLLGLPSGALADISDRRLYLASTQLWVAAVSLLTAALAFANALSAELLLGLTFLNGIGLAMRWPVFAAIVPEVVTKGQLPAALALNGISMNLSRVVGPTVAGALLAGPGTAWVFVLNAVVAAGALVVILRWRSVKRQTTLPGERFFGAVRIGLQHVRESPRMRAVTLRVFLFSLQMSALVALMPLVARRLSGAGPGMFTLLLATMGTGAIAAALLMPRWRARLGRDQIVLWGSLMHAAASGVVALAPATWIALPAIFIVGMAWISTANTLSTAAQLALPNWVRARGMSVYQMALMGGTALGAMLFGSVAARFGVQAAIVSAAVAGVLLLPIVRRWSVGGKDVNLDLVPATEVMEPVTAVQPDEGPVMVTVEYHINPAHAAEFVQVMHLTRAARLRRGALSWGLFRDTAIQGCYLEYFLHENWLEHQRRLERFTAADAELRERRLAFHIGEQPPVRKRYVGDQRYHF, encoded by the coding sequence ATGAAACTACCTACCGCATTGATGCCGCTTGAAGGCCCTGTATTCCGGAGCCTCTGGTTCGCCTGGCTGGCGGCGAACATGACAATGTGGATGAACGACGTTGCATCTGCGTGGTTGATGACAACGCTGACCGACAGTGCCGTGATGGTCGCGCTGGTCCAGAGCGCGAGCACTCTGCCGGTATTCCTGCTCGGGCTGCCCAGCGGGGCGCTGGCAGACATTTCTGACCGGCGCCTATATCTCGCCTCGACCCAGCTTTGGGTCGCGGCCGTGTCCCTGCTCACTGCCGCGCTCGCGTTTGCCAATGCGCTATCCGCGGAGTTGCTCCTTGGCCTGACCTTCCTTAACGGTATCGGGCTGGCCATGCGCTGGCCTGTCTTTGCCGCCATCGTCCCCGAGGTGGTCACCAAGGGACAGCTGCCAGCGGCACTTGCCTTAAACGGCATCTCCATGAATCTTTCCCGCGTCGTGGGTCCGACCGTCGCAGGAGCATTGCTGGCCGGACCCGGCACCGCCTGGGTGTTCGTTCTCAACGCCGTCGTTGCCGCGGGGGCGCTCGTCGTGATCCTGCGCTGGCGCTCGGTCAAGCGGCAGACAACGCTACCCGGGGAACGATTCTTCGGCGCCGTCCGCATCGGCCTGCAGCATGTGCGCGAGTCACCGCGGATGCGCGCGGTCACATTGAGAGTCTTCCTCTTCTCCCTGCAGATGAGCGCACTCGTTGCGCTGATGCCCCTGGTAGCACGCCGCTTGAGCGGTGCTGGCCCGGGTATGTTCACGCTGCTGTTGGCGACCATGGGGACAGGCGCCATCGCCGCTGCGCTGCTGATGCCGCGATGGCGAGCACGACTCGGCCGGGATCAGATCGTTTTGTGGGGCTCTCTGATGCACGCGGCGGCAAGTGGGGTCGTAGCACTTGCGCCGGCAACCTGGATTGCCCTGCCGGCCATCTTTATCGTTGGCATGGCGTGGATCTCGACGGCGAATACCCTGTCGACAGCGGCACAGCTGGCTCTGCCCAACTGGGTGCGCGCACGTGGCATGTCGGTCTATCAGATGGCACTGATGGGCGGCACCGCCCTTGGCGCGATGCTGTTCGGCAGTGTTGCAGCCAGGTTCGGCGTACAGGCGGCCATCGTATCGGCGGCAGTGGCAGGTGTGCTTCTGCTTCCGATCGTCCGGCGCTGGTCCGTGGGCGGCAAGGATGTCAACCTCGATCTGGTGCCTGCTACTGAGGTGATGGAGCCGGTGACCGCGGTTCAGCCGGACGAAGGCCCCGTCATGGTGACGGTCGAATACCACATCAACCCTGCGCATGCTGCGGAGTTCGTTCAGGTAATGCACCTCACACGCGCGGCCCGGCTGCGCCGGGGTGCGCTGTCCTGGGGGCTTTTCCGGGACACTGCGATCCAGGGATGCTATCTCGAGTACTTTCTCCATGAGAACTGGCTCGAGCACCAGCGCAGGCTGGAGCGATTCACCGCCGCAGACGCCGAGCTGCGCGAACGACGCCTTGCCTTTCACATTGGCGAACAGCCGCCAGTGCGCAAGCGCTATGTCGGGGACCAGCGGTACCACTTCTGA
- a CDS encoding cyclophilin-like fold protein produces MPIGRLGPRVGALLLGLLVLGGCEAGQPAAPGKAAAAAPDAGAASSKPEESRMWMTVNERRFAITLADSAAARAFAALLPLTLDMSELNGNEKYVSLPQALPTNASRPGTIRNGDLMLYGSDTLVVFYLTFDSSYSYTRLGRVDNAAGLAQALGRDGVRVVFTQD; encoded by the coding sequence ATGCCCATCGGCCGACTTGGCCCCCGTGTTGGGGCCCTTCTGCTAGGCTTGCTCGTGCTCGGCGGATGCGAAGCTGGTCAGCCCGCGGCGCCCGGCAAGGCTGCGGCAGCGGCTCCCGATGCCGGTGCGGCATCAAGCAAACCGGAGGAATCACGCATGTGGATGACCGTCAACGAACGCCGCTTTGCCATCACCCTGGCTGACAGCGCCGCCGCGCGCGCATTCGCAGCGTTGCTGCCGCTGACGCTGGACATGAGCGAGCTCAACGGCAACGAAAAGTATGTCAGCCTGCCGCAAGCGCTGCCGACAAATGCGAGCCGGCCGGGAACGATCCGCAATGGCGACCTCATGCTGTACGGCTCGGACACCCTGGTCGTGTTCTATCTGACTTTCGACTCGTCGTACTCGTACACGCGACTCGGCCGCGTGGACAATGCCGCGGGCCTGGCCCAGGCGCTCGGCCGGGACGGAGTACGGGTCGTGTTTACCCAGGACTAG
- a CDS encoding arabinose transporter: MTMSQPSPSPSDRTLLSLMSCVFAVFLVTGAALPALPLHIHDGLGLGTFTVGLVSGAQFASALICRLWSGMISDRRGPKFALTVGLWTAALAGLLYLLSLKVASDARLSIGILLLGRVLLGGAESFIMIGAQSWCLSLAGPGKVGKMIAWIGTAMFVALAVGAPLGSFLFANFGFASIGLTTCVGAAALLPLVGSMPAIRPTPQSRKAAKLVLRAVWIPGLAMAFSSLGYGIMTAFSVLLFVQQGWQPAWLSFTAFAAALIVARVFFGPLPDRLGGAQTAMMFIIIHSAGLALIWLSSLAWLAFVGSAMAGFGYALVYPGFGMEAVARTPADARGLAMGIYTAFIDLALGILAPLLGLLANVIGLDRIFLITALLALCAVPIAMWLRSQPCRAPAVVE; this comes from the coding sequence ATGACAATGTCTCAGCCTTCGCCTTCTCCGAGCGACCGCACCTTGCTGTCGTTAATGTCCTGTGTGTTCGCCGTGTTTCTGGTCACAGGCGCTGCATTGCCTGCCTTGCCGTTGCACATCCATGATGGACTGGGTCTTGGTACATTCACCGTTGGGCTGGTCTCCGGGGCCCAGTTCGCTTCCGCGCTGATCTGTCGGCTGTGGTCTGGCATGATCTCAGACCGACGCGGACCGAAGTTTGCCTTAACGGTCGGACTCTGGACAGCTGCGCTCGCGGGGCTGCTGTATCTCTTGTCTCTAAAGGTCGCAAGCGACGCTAGACTGTCCATAGGGATCTTGTTGTTGGGGCGTGTGCTGCTGGGCGGCGCCGAGAGCTTCATCATGATCGGCGCGCAGAGTTGGTGCCTGTCACTCGCTGGACCGGGCAAGGTTGGCAAAATGATCGCCTGGATTGGCACTGCGATGTTCGTAGCCTTGGCCGTGGGCGCGCCCTTGGGCAGTTTTCTATTCGCCAACTTTGGTTTTGCGTCGATCGGCCTGACGACCTGCGTCGGTGCAGCAGCGCTACTCCCACTGGTTGGCTCCATGCCAGCCATCAGGCCCACGCCTCAAAGTCGGAAGGCCGCCAAACTGGTTTTGAGAGCTGTGTGGATCCCGGGGCTGGCAATGGCCTTCTCCAGCCTTGGCTACGGAATCATGACGGCTTTTTCCGTACTGCTGTTTGTACAACAGGGCTGGCAGCCCGCCTGGCTGTCGTTCACCGCGTTTGCCGCCGCCTTGATTGTGGCGCGTGTGTTCTTCGGCCCGTTACCAGACCGGCTTGGCGGGGCACAAACCGCTATGATGTTCATCATCATCCATAGCGCTGGCTTAGCGCTGATCTGGCTTTCTTCCCTTGCATGGCTTGCGTTTGTCGGATCAGCAATGGCCGGCTTTGGCTACGCGCTTGTGTACCCGGGATTCGGCATGGAAGCGGTGGCACGGACGCCAGCGGACGCCCGAGGGCTCGCTATGGGGATCTATACGGCCTTCATTGATCTTGCGCTTGGCATATTGGCCCCGCTTCTTGGCCTCCTTGCCAATGTCATCGGACTGGACAGGATATTCCTCATTACGGCACTCCTCGCGCTTTGTGCCGTACCGATAGCCATGTGGCTGCGATCCCAGCCATGTCGAGCGCCCGCGGTCGTGGAGTAG
- a CDS encoding LysR family transcriptional regulator, whose product MENVRGINTFIRIVQTGNFSRAARELGITPQAASIHVKLIEDWVGVRLLNRSTRKISLTEEGASFYRTCVGAFRSIDDEIERMRDASEEAFGTVKLAAPVGMASRFIAPALGRFLENYPRVSVDLIVQNRIPDVVAEGIDVGVLPHPLPDTTLIARRVVTSPFVLCASPAYLQRHGRPMTIEELARHRRLDIRSWVTNAVRPWRLRSGHEVVTGQGRACLVTNDGDSLIEAMLSGAGIGLLTRYRVSPYLRSGRLETVLDGQVDGELSYSIYMQQRNQIPRKIRVMADFLYHVLSLHPDFRQE is encoded by the coding sequence ATGGAGAATGTGCGCGGTATCAATACCTTTATCCGGATTGTGCAGACCGGCAACTTCAGCCGTGCTGCCCGAGAACTGGGCATCACGCCACAAGCGGCCAGCATTCACGTCAAGCTGATCGAGGACTGGGTCGGTGTCCGGCTTCTCAATCGCAGTACTCGGAAGATCAGCCTTACCGAAGAAGGCGCCAGCTTCTACCGTACCTGCGTTGGGGCGTTTCGCTCGATCGACGATGAGATCGAGCGGATGCGTGACGCCTCGGAGGAAGCCTTCGGCACCGTCAAGCTTGCCGCGCCGGTCGGCATGGCTTCGCGCTTCATCGCTCCGGCACTGGGACGCTTCCTCGAGAACTACCCGCGCGTTTCCGTCGACCTCATTGTTCAGAACAGGATTCCCGACGTCGTCGCCGAAGGCATCGACGTCGGCGTCCTTCCCCACCCCCTGCCGGACACGACGTTGATCGCGCGACGCGTGGTGACATCGCCATTCGTCCTTTGTGCTTCCCCCGCCTACCTGCAACGCCACGGCAGGCCGATGACCATCGAGGAGTTGGCGCGCCATCGCCGGCTCGATATCCGGAGCTGGGTGACGAACGCGGTGCGGCCATGGCGGCTGCGATCCGGACACGAGGTCGTAACCGGCCAGGGACGAGCGTGCCTGGTGACCAATGACGGCGACAGTCTCATCGAGGCGATGCTCAGTGGCGCCGGAATCGGGCTCCTCACGCGCTACCGCGTGAGCCCTTACCTCCGCTCCGGACGCCTTGAGACAGTGTTGGATGGGCAGGTCGACGGCGAACTGAGCTACTCGATCTACATGCAGCAACGTAACCAGATACCAAGAAAGATCCGCGTCATGGCGGACTTTCTGTATCACGTCCTCAGCTTGCATCCCGATTTTCGCCAGGAGTGA
- a CDS encoding xanthine dehydrogenase family protein molybdopterin-binding subunit → MMTTAQLSRRGFLKGSLGALTLAVTARGAVSTVWASETGPKKYGADTMPGGTVDDPLAFVSIAADGTVTIVAHRAEMGTGVRTSLPMVVADEMEARWERVKVVQAEANEARYGNQNVDGSRSVRHFFVPMRRVGAAARHMLEAAAAARWSAPIAEVRAVQHEVVHQPTGRRFGYGELAADAAKVPVPQVNALKLKDKADFRYIGKERVRLVDLEAIGKGLATYGMDMRLPGMVYAVVARPPVVGGKLRRVDSAKALAVPGVLKVVEVPAFKGAPGFQPLGGVAVVARNTWSAMQGRAALEIEWDDGPNGGYESAAYRQTLEAAARTPGKVVRNAGDALQAWSQAPRAERFAAEYYVPHLAHASMEPPVATVQIRGDHAEVWTSVQNPLAAQRAVATRLKLRPENVKVNVLLLGGGFGRKSKPDFVDEAAIVAQAMPAGTPVKLVWTRDDDIHHDYLHTVSAERLEAVVGKDGQVQSWLHRSAAPTIASLFTEGAKGQQLFESAMSAINMPYRIPNVRVETAEVPAHARIGWFRSVANIPHAFAAQCFIAELAHRARKDPKQFALDLIGTARKIDPGTLADNWNYTESPERYPFDTGRLRGVIEAAARGAGWGRKLPKGHGLGLAFCYSFMSYTATVVEVAVDAKGEVRVVAVDMAMDCGPQINPERIRAQMEGGAIMGLSLALSSEITFDKGRVQQSNFHDYEVLRHHASPRVIRTHLVNDNHDLPPGGVGEPPVPPVAPALCNAIFAATGKRVRSLPVRKVV, encoded by the coding sequence ATGATGACAACCGCTCAACTCTCCCGGCGTGGGTTCCTGAAAGGCAGCCTGGGCGCGCTGACACTTGCCGTCACCGCACGCGGCGCGGTCAGCACGGTATGGGCCTCCGAGACCGGACCGAAAAAGTATGGTGCCGACACCATGCCTGGCGGCACAGTCGACGACCCGTTGGCCTTTGTCTCGATCGCGGCGGACGGCACGGTCACCATCGTGGCACACCGCGCCGAGATGGGCACCGGTGTGCGCACCAGCTTGCCGATGGTCGTGGCCGACGAGATGGAAGCGCGTTGGGAACGTGTAAAGGTCGTCCAGGCGGAAGCCAATGAAGCCCGCTACGGCAATCAGAACGTCGACGGTTCGCGCAGCGTGCGGCATTTTTTTGTGCCGATGCGCCGCGTGGGCGCAGCGGCTCGCCATATGCTCGAAGCTGCCGCGGCGGCACGCTGGTCCGCACCCATCGCGGAAGTTCGCGCGGTGCAGCACGAAGTTGTCCACCAGCCCACGGGCCGCCGGTTTGGCTATGGCGAGTTGGCCGCGGACGCAGCCAAGGTGCCGGTCCCGCAGGTCAATGCGCTCAAGCTCAAGGACAAAGCCGATTTCCGCTATATCGGCAAGGAGCGGGTGCGGCTGGTCGACCTGGAGGCAATCGGTAAAGGCCTGGCCACCTACGGCATGGATATGCGCCTGCCCGGGATGGTTTATGCTGTGGTCGCGCGTCCGCCGGTGGTGGGCGGGAAGCTGCGCCGCGTCGATTCAGCCAAGGCGCTGGCAGTACCTGGTGTGCTGAAGGTGGTTGAAGTACCGGCCTTCAAGGGCGCGCCAGGTTTCCAGCCGCTGGGTGGTGTCGCCGTGGTCGCGCGCAACACCTGGTCGGCGATGCAAGGCCGCGCCGCCCTGGAGATCGAATGGGACGACGGGCCCAACGGCGGCTACGAATCGGCAGCCTACCGGCAAACGCTGGAAGCCGCCGCCCGTACACCCGGCAAGGTAGTGCGCAATGCCGGCGATGCGCTGCAGGCCTGGAGCCAGGCGCCCAGGGCGGAGCGCTTTGCCGCTGAATACTACGTGCCGCACCTGGCCCACGCATCGATGGAGCCGCCGGTGGCCACCGTGCAGATCCGCGGCGATCATGCCGAAGTCTGGACGTCCGTCCAGAACCCGCTCGCGGCCCAGCGCGCCGTGGCCACGCGGCTGAAGCTCAGGCCCGAGAACGTCAAGGTGAATGTCCTGTTGCTTGGCGGTGGCTTTGGCCGCAAGTCCAAGCCCGACTTCGTCGACGAGGCCGCGATCGTGGCCCAGGCCATGCCAGCGGGCACGCCAGTCAAACTGGTGTGGACACGGGATGACGACATCCATCACGACTACCTCCACACTGTCTCGGCAGAGCGCCTGGAAGCCGTGGTCGGCAAGGACGGACAGGTGCAGTCCTGGCTGCACCGCAGTGCCGCGCCCACGATCGCATCGCTGTTCACGGAAGGAGCCAAGGGGCAGCAGTTGTTCGAGTCCGCCATGTCGGCCATCAACATGCCCTACCGCATTCCCAACGTGCGGGTTGAAACGGCGGAGGTGCCCGCCCATGCTCGCATCGGCTGGTTCCGCTCGGTCGCCAATATTCCGCATGCCTTCGCGGCGCAATGCTTCATCGCCGAACTGGCGCATCGCGCGCGCAAGGACCCCAAGCAGTTTGCGCTCGACCTGATTGGCACGGCGCGCAAGATCGATCCTGGCACGCTAGCCGACAACTGGAACTACACGGAATCACCGGAGCGCTATCCCTTCGACACGGGCCGCCTTCGTGGCGTCATCGAAGCCGCCGCACGCGGCGCTGGCTGGGGCCGCAAGCTGCCCAAGGGCCACGGACTGGGCCTGGCATTCTGCTACAGCTTCATGAGCTACACCGCCACCGTGGTCGAGGTGGCAGTGGACGCCAAGGGCGAGGTGCGCGTAGTGGCCGTTGATATGGCAATGGACTGTGGCCCGCAAATCAACCCCGAGCGCATTCGCGCGCAGATGGAGGGCGGCGCCATCATGGGCTTGAGTCTGGCATTGAGCAGTGAGATCACGTTCGACAAGGGTCGCGTGCAGCAGAGCAACTTCCACGACTACGAGGTGCTGCGCCACCACGCCTCGCCGCGCGTGATCCGTACCCATCTCGTGAACGACAATCATGACCTGCCGCCGGGCGGCGTCGGCGAGCCTCCGGTGCCGCCAGTGGCACCGGCGCTATGCAACGCGATCTTTGCCGCCACGGGCAAGCGCGTGCGCAGCCTGCCGGTGCGCAAGGTAGTGTAA